A genomic region of Magnolia sinica isolate HGM2019 chromosome 6, MsV1, whole genome shotgun sequence contains the following coding sequences:
- the LOC131249907 gene encoding uncharacterized protein LOC131249907 encodes MIDIFLKQVALGRKGDNGFKREAYQITAEAVTKHTNIVLKWQNVSNRLRYYKREYTTVKDMLTASGFGWDSERMVVTAPDEVWEEYLKSHPRAERLCEKRIERMDDLAAIVGSDHALGHYVQGSRSIAALASSSRLQRELNDAWRELDDDIDETIDLSDDFVIDSTGTIPFSPDSPSMGQHDSHSTPTHTVDSNTTRSRSAGRKRSRPPLPCEVLGASLQTIVESMLKFGLGKSVNRTSKVLDILKEV; translated from the exons ATGATCGATATATTTCTGAAACAAGTGGCATTGGGACGCAAGGGGGATAATGGTTTCAAACGTGAGGCGTACCAAATTACCGCCGAAGCCGTGACGAAGCACACCAATATAGTCCTCAAGTGGCAGAATGTGTCGAACCGACTAAGGTATTACAAGAGGGAGTATACTACAGTGAAGGATATGCTAACGGCTAGTGGGTTCGGATGGGACAGTGAGCGGATGGTGGTGACAGCTCCTGATGAAGTCTGGGAGGAATATCTTAAG TCTCACCCACGTGCGGAAAGACTTTGCGAAAAAAGGATTGAGAGAATGGATGATCTTGCAGCTATCGTCGGTTCGGACCATGCATTAGGACATTATGTCCAAGGCAGTAGGAGTATAGCCGCATTAGCATCATCATCTCGTCTTCAACGAGAACTCAATGATGCATGGAGAGAGCTGGATGATGATATCGACGAGACAATTGACCTGTCAGATGATTTTGTCATAGACTCCACAGGGACCATCCCATTTTCGCCAGACAGTCCTTCGATGGGACAACACGACTCACATAGCACTCCCACTCACACAGTTGATTCCAATACTACTCGAAGTAGGAGCGCAGGAAGGAAACGATCGCGCCCTCCTCTTCCTTGTGAAGTACTCGGGGCCTCTCTGCAGACTATTGTCGAGTCAATGCTGAAATTTGGCCTCGGCAAGTCGGTGAATCGCACTTCCAAAGTACTTGATATACTAAAAGAGGTCTAG